In Fusarium falciforme chromosome 10, complete sequence, a single genomic region encodes these proteins:
- a CDS encoding Nodulin-like domain-containing protein, translating into MHQNQQQRVHHARIIASVAATVISLACGTNYVYSAWAPQFAERLKLSSTESNLIGLAGNLGQYTMGVPIGIFVDQRGPRPAVLGGAVLLAVGYFPLHRAYDSASGSVPLLCLFSYMSGLGGCMAFAAAVKTSALNWPQHRGTATAFPLAAFGLSAFFFSLLGSVFFPGDPSAFLELLAWGTCGMTLGGFFFLKVHHQSSYEAVPDSEDHHGRQSTSSRHSRQGSSDEPKVYRSSRAVAEPGMFTNPSSSSSSSSTRTSTSSPVPALASSSAPAPDLTASPGIPFEPESGRVVTHENPEDLEAGETSPLTSRPSSRTGEALLGNNHINNDRSHRVDIRGLALMRSLGFWQLFTIMGILAGVGLMTINNIGNDAKALWKHFDKKVTDEFLIHRQQMHVSTLSICSFLGRLLSGVGSDFLVNRLHASRLWCLAVACVVFFLAQVSALLIVNPNLLGLVSGLSGLAYGFLFGVSPSIVAETFGIRGLSQNWGFLTMAPVISSNIFNIFYGKVYDSHSIVQPNGERVCLEGLDCYRSAYWVTLFACIAGSGITLWGIRHQHAKLLKEHNKGEEED; encoded by the exons ATGCATCAGaatcagcagcagcgggtTCATCATGCTCGCATCATTGCGAGCGTCGCTGCTACCGTCATCTCCCTCGCCTGTGGCACAAAT TATGTCTACTCGGCCTGGGCTCCCCAATTCGCCGAGCGGTTGAAACTATCATCCACGGAGAGCAACCTTATCGGTCTTGCTGGTAACCTGGGCCAGTACACTATGGGAGTTCCAATTGGTATCTTCGTCGACCAGCGCGGCCCCAGACCTGCTGTTCTCGGTGGCGCTGTTCTCCTAGCTGTCGGTTACTTTCCCCTTCACCGGGCCTACGATAGCGCCTCCGGCTCTGTTCCTCTCCTGTGCCTGTTCTCGTACATGTCAGGCCTAGGCGGTTGCATGGCCTTTGCTGCTGCCGTCAAGACGTCTGCTCTCAACTGGCCCCAACATCGAGGTACCGCCACGGCTTTCCCACTGGCCGCGTTTGGCCTgagcgccttcttcttctctcttctcggCTCCGTCTTCTTCCCTGGCGACCCAAGCGCTTTTCTGGAGCTTCTCGCTTGGGGAACATGCGGCATGACTCTcggcggcttcttcttcctcaaggtCCATCACCAGTCCAGCTATGAGGCCGTACCCGACTCAGAAGACCACCACGGCCGACAGTCGACTTCTTCCCGCCACTCTCGCCAGGGCTCTTCGGACGAGCCCAAGGTCTACCGCTCTTCTCGGGCGGTTGCTGAACCCGGTATGTTCACTAATCctagtagtagtagtagtagtagtagcactcgcacaagcacaagctcCCCTGTGCCCGCCCTGGCATCTTCATCCGCCCCCGCCCCGGATCTGACGGCCTCTCCTGGAATTCCATTCGAGCCTGAAAGTGGCCGTGTGGTCACTCACGAGAACCCcgaggacctcgaggccgGCGAGACGTCCCCCCTAACGTCTCGCCCCTCATCACGAACCGGCGAAGCCCTTCTTGGAAACAATCACATTAATAACGATCGATCTCACCGTGTAGACATCCGAGGTCTCGCCCTCATGCGCAGTCTCGGCTTCTGGCAGCTCTTTACCATCATGGGAATACTAGCTGGCGTGGGTCTCATGACCATCAA CAACATTGGCAACGACGCCAAGGCTCTTTGGAAACACTTTGACAAGAAGGTTACCGACGAGTTCCTCATCCACCGCCAGCAAATGCATGTGTCGACCCTTTCCATCTGTAGCTTCCTTGGTAGACTACTCAGCG GTGTTGGCTCCGATTTCTTGGTCAACCGACTTCACGCCAGCAGGCTCTGGTGTCTTGCTGTCGCTTGTGTCGTCTTCTTTCTCGCCCAAGTCTCTGCCTTGCTCATCGTGAACCCCAACCTGCTCGGCCTAGTCTCGGGTTTGTCCGGTCTCGCATACGGCTTCCTGTTTGGCGTTTCCCCTTCGATTGTGGCCGAAACCTTTGGCATCCGCGGGCTGAGCCAGAACTGGGGCTTCTTGACCATGGCTCCGGTTATCTCGtccaacatcttcaacatTTTCTATGGTAAAGTCTACGATTCACACAGCATTGTTCAACCCAACGGCGAGAGGGTATGCTTGGAAGGTCTGGACTGCTATCGTTCGGCATACTGGGTTACTCTGTTTGCTTGCATTGCCGGAAGCGGCATCACTCTTTGGGGCATCCGCCATCAGCatgccaagctcctcaaggagCATAACAagggcgaagaggaggactAG
- a CDS encoding AAA domain-containing protein yields the protein MPSESATWLRWVLGMGERRKLGDVAMDILLFAGMMTAGLYVARNFLNPILSNLADPDKEKHEQARRQAKAHLERLNRQKRDGGEFEDESSDSLRGPELVLNEYENLVALEMVPPQDLSVGFDDIGGLDTIIEELKESVIYPLTMPHLYSHAAPLLSAPSGVLLYGPPGCGKTMLAKAVAHESGASFINLHISTLTEKWYGDSNKIVRAVFSLARKMQPAIIFIDEIDAVLGTRRSGEHEASGMVKAEFMTLWDGLTSANSSGMPARIMVLGATNRINDIDEAILRRMPKKFPVTLPGTAQRRRILQLILQDTKTDPENFSLDYIANITAGLSGSDIKEACRDAAMVPVREYMRQHRQSGQAMSTVDPTQFRGIRSDDFLGREGGQIKLQPTRRPARMGVEELIPEEQD from the exons ATGCCATCCGAGTCAGCCACCTGGCTGCGCTGGGTCCTCGGCATGGGGGAGCGACGCAAGCTCGGCGATGTCGCCATGGACATCTTGCTATTTGCTGGCATG ATGACCGCTGGCCTGTACGTCGCCCGAAACTTTCTTAACCCGATCCTTAGCAACCTCGCCGATCccgacaaggagaagcacgAGCAAGCGAGACGCCAAGCGAAGGCACATCTAGAGCGGTTAAACCGACAAAAACGAGATGGAGGTGAATTCGAAGACGAGAGCAGCGATTCGTTACGAGGGCCGGAGCTGGTTCTGAATGAATATGAGAACCTGGTTGCGCTTGAGATGGTTCCGCCTCAGGACCTCTCTGTTGGATTCGATG ATATTGGTGGATTGGATACCATCATCGAGGAACTCAAGGAATCAGTCATCTATCCCTTGACGATGCCTCATCTTTATTCACACGCTGCGCCACTGCTTTCTGCCCCCTCGGGCGTGCTGCTGTACGGCCCGCCTGGATGTGGAAAGACAATGCTGGCCAAGGCCGTCGCCCATGAGAGCGGCGCGTCTTTTATCAATCTGCATATCTCGACCCTGACTGAGAAGTGGTATGGAGACTCAAATAAGATTGTGCGAGCTGTCTTCTCCCTTGCCCGCAAGATGCAGCCCGCCATCATTTTCATTGATGAAATTGATGCAGTGCTCGGAACCCGAAGGAGCGGCGAGCATGAGGCCAGCGGCATGGTTAAGGCAGA ATTCATGACCCTCTGGGATGGACTGACGTCTGCAAACTCGTCGGGAATGCCCGCTCGCATCATGGTTCTCGGAGCTACAAACCGCATCAACGACATCGATGAGGCTATCCTCCGTCGAATGCCAAAGAAGTTCCCTGTCACGTTGCCCGGCACTGCGCAGCGACGACGGATCCTGCAGCTTATCTTGCAGGACACCAAGACAGACCCCGAGAACTTTAGCTTGGATTACATCGCAAATATCACTGCGGGACTTTCGGGAAGTGACATTAAGGAGGCCTGCCGAGATGCCGCCATGGTGCCTGTGCGGGAGTATATGCGACAGCACCGACAGAGCGGCCAGGCAATGTCGACAGTGGACCCGACGCAGTTCCGGGGCATCAGGTCGGACGACTTTCTAGGCCGGGAGGGAGGTCAGATCAAGTTGCAACCGACCCGACGACCTGCCAGGATGGGGGTTGAGGAGCTTATTCCGGAGGAGCAGGATTAG
- a CDS encoding NADPH:adrenodoxin oxidoreductase, mitochondrial has protein sequence MMPLTLTRQFSRLSSVPQLSRVACSSRSFSSTVRRHGSRSPDAPFRLAVVGSGPAGFYTTYRVMSKVPGAKVDMYESLPVPFGLVRHGVAPDHPEVKNCQEKFDEIASSPNFTFIGNVSIGHPGHSANHCTIELQNLMRHYDAILFAYGASEDKKLGIPGESTLSGIYSAREVVGWYNGLPDCSNLNLDLSQAEEAVIIGQGNVALDVARMLLEDIDVLKKTDITEQALETLSRSRVRRVHVVGRRGPMQAAFTIKEVRELMKLDQVGFLPFNRSLVPEDLKTLPRASKRLMEVLVKGSPTPAESVSKVWSLDSCLSPRHFLGNQDAPSKVASTEFDVTELADPFDPKSSIKATGQTAFLPSDVVFRSVGYKSVALPGFEDIGIQFDERRGVVDNDGLGRVTRMVSDTHAEGIRNQRVPGVYCAGWVKRGPTGVIASTMQDAFITGEAIAEDWLSGGQFMNASDETSVCGWDGLRQEIGPSASQAVAWDDWRRIDQAERERGQKNGKEREKFTNTADMLAVLG, from the exons ATGATGCCATTGACTCTAACACGGCAGTTCAGCCGATTGAGCTCGGTACCTCAGCTGTCCCGGGTAGCTTGTTCAAGCCGCTCGTTCTCATCGACAGTCCGCCGGCATGGGAGCCGATCCCCGGATGCGCCGTTCCGTCTGGCGGTAGTAGGTTCCGGCCCGGCTGGATTTTACACCACATACCGGGTGATGAGCAAAGTCCCAGGAGCGAAAGTGGACATGTATGAGAGTCTTCCAGTGCCGTTTGGTTTGGTTCGTCATGGTGTCGCTCCCGATCATCCAGAGGTCAAG AATTGCCAGGAGAAATTTGATGAGATTGCATCGTCTCCCAACTTCACCTTTATTGGCAATGTCTCCATTGGCCATCCCGGTCATTCCGCGAACCATTGTACTATAGAGTTGCAAAACTTGATGCGCCATTATGATGCGATTCTATTCGCATACGGAGCCTCGGAAGACAAGAAACTTGGGATCCCTGGCGAGTCGACACTGAGTGGAATCTACTCTGCCCGTGAAGTCGTTGGCTGGTACAATGGTCTTCCTGACTgctccaacctcaacctggATCTATCacaggctgaggaggctgtcATCATCGGTCAGGGAAATGTTGCCCTTGATGTTGCAAGGATGCTGCTGGAAGACATTGATGTTCTGAAAAAGACAGACATCACAGAGCAGGCACTCGAGACACTATCCCGGAGTCGGGTCAGAAGAGTACACGTTgtgggaagaagaggaccTATGCAG GCTGCCTTCACGATCAAGGAGGTCCGAGAGCTGATGAAACTCGACCAAGTTGGGTTCTTACCATTCAACCGATCCCTGGTCCCCGAAGACCTCAAGACGTTGCCCCGTGCTTCCAAGCGGTTGATGGAAGTTTTGGTCAAGGGCTCGCCGACACCGGCTGAAAGTGTGTCCAAGGTGTGGTCTCTGGACAGCTGTCTCTCCCCAAGGCACTTCCTCGGAAACCAGGACGCACCCTCCAAGGTTGCGAGCACCGAATTCGACGTTACGGAGCTTGCAGATCCTTTCGACCCAAAGTCATCCATCAAGGCAACCGGGCAAACCGCCTTTCTCCCCTCTGACGTAGTCTTCCGTTCTGTGGGCTACAAGTCTGTGGCCCTACCGGGATTTGAGGATATCGGCATTCAATTTGATGAGCGTCGGGGTGTCGTTGACAACGACGGACTTGGCAGAGTCACGAGAATGGTGTCTGATACACACGCTGAAGGTATCCGGAACCAGCGAGTTCCGGGAGTCTATTGTGCAGGCTGGGTCAAGAGAGGTCCGACTGGAGTCATTGCATCAACCATGCAAGATGCATTCATTACGGGCGAGGCAATCGCAGAGGACTGGCTCTCAGGTGGCCAATTCATGAACGCATCCGATGAGACGAGTGTGTGTGGTTGGGATGGGCTGAGGCAGGAGATAGGGCCATCAGCTTCTCAAGCCGTCGCATGGGATGATTGGCGTCGGATCGACCAAGCAGAAAGAGAACGAGGACAAAAGAACGGaaaggagagagaaaagtTCACCAACACTGCGGACATGCTCGCGGTACTTGGATGA
- a CDS encoding GPI inositol-deacylase, which produces MKRRSSGSADDGDESSLESDIPDPDSGPKTRSSPTRSRRPDSLNWKPSNGRNGHNGHAREEPQPTTTLKPTSLAAPSTPDMALARTPNQSPSPSRRTRRSSRFSPIVLLTSALGIALLIGILRSLVTRQLDPKGCRMSYMRPSYVRFTEFDTEHTRFATKYSLYLYREQGIEQPDKLRGIPVLFIPGNAGSYKQVRPIAAEAANYFHHNLEHDHATLDAGIRSLDFFTVDFNEDITAFHGQTLLDQAEYLNEAVRYILSLYSDPQRASREDHLPDPTSVIILGHSMGGVVARAMLVQSNYQANSINTIITMSAPHSRPPVTFDGQIVQIYDEINAYWRRAYSQKWANNNPLWHVTLVSIAGGGLDTVVPSDYASLESLVPPTHGFTVFTTGIPTVWTSMDHQAILWCDQFRKVIARTLFDIVDVHRGSQTRPRADRMRTFKKRFLTGMESTMDKDLPFKEATTLLTLGDDFNSILPAGERLVLNKIGKQSKPRAHLIPVPPQGSPESKRFTLLTDAPLDEAGENGKLEVLFCSVYPFQSGQANSLYPFQIDLSSDDSGSTRLACKNAASDRILLPASTPSTKFPFYLDREREIAPFSYLQYDLDLLSEHQFVAVIEKASSNTHGFLIAEFSDQSAFSRKQDIGLGGLILSGVSIDLPANRPMAVEVTIPSLQSALLAYKLEITSPSCKVEKALFSPLVRQYLDRPYESKYFVNAQSADVSLHGVAPYLPPPLKQKPENGLTFQLWADPSCESSIHLEIKPDIWGSLGKLYMRYRTVFAAFPLLTVTLVLRKQFRVYDSSGVFIPFSESLDLCLRQSIPLLLVSLTLLSMSLEGVSFSGLGKFLEQAHAAPSSVDFHRHDILIGTDDPFFWFLVPLIGVVCIGVCTVLHYMTKLLTQILGLFYGLLNLLSLAGASDEQGLARSPAFVPSTPKRRMITTAILLFLVSTFIPYQFAYLVACLVQLFTVIRALRINNTAPSDANSNYYHYAHSVLLLMLWILPINLPILAVWIRNLAVHWLTPFSSHHNVLSIMPFILLVENLTTGKMVPQVSRGFGYVTSLLLFATALYAAMYGVSHAYMLHYLVNIVAAWLVVLHSTNDPFSLSGLGAIFESNSNPDRKEGKTPR; this is translated from the exons ATGAAGAGGCGCTCCTCTGGGTCGGCCGATGACGGTGACGAATCCTCCCTCGAGTCCGACATCCCCGACCCTGATTCTGGCCCAAAGACGCGTTCTTCACCTACACGGAGCCGGCGACCCGATAGCCTGAATTGGAAGCCCTCGAACGGCCGCAATGGCCACAACGGCCATGCTCGCGAAGAGCCTCAACCAACGACGACCCTAAAACCCACCTCTCTTGCCGCTCCTTCTACTCCCGACATGGCTCTCGCCAGGACGCCAAATCAGTCTCCCTCTCCGAGTCGTCGCACACGCCGATCCTCGCGTTTCTCCCCCATTGTCTTGCTCACATCGGCCCTGGGCATCGCGCTCCTTATCGGTATTCTCAGGTCTCTCGTGACTCGCCAACTGGACCCCAAGGGATGTCGAATGTCCTATATGCGCCCGTCATATGTGCGCTTTACCGAGTTCGACACTGAGCACACGCGCTTCGCAACAAAGTACTCGTTGTATCTCTATCGAGAGCAAGGAATCGAGCAGCCGGACAAG TTGCGAGGCATCCCTGTGCTTTTCATTCCTGGCAATGCTGGAAGCTACAAGCAGGTTCGTCCGATTGCTGCTGAAGCAGCAAATTATTTTCATCATAACCTCGAACATGACCACGCCACTCTCGATGCTGGCATCCGGAGCCTGGATTTCTTCACGGTAGATTTCAATGAAGATATAACTGCATTTCACGGCCAAACGCTGCTCGATCAAGCCGAATACCTCAACGAGGCCGTGCGCTACATCCTTTCTCTCTACTCCGATCCCCAACGAGCCTCTCGAGAGGATCATCTTCCCGACCCAACTTCAGTAATCATTCTTGGGCATTCAATGGGCGGCGTGGTAGCGAGAGCCATGCTTGTTCAGTCCAATTACCAGGCAAACTCTATCAATACGATTATTACAATGTCGGCACCGCACTCACGCCCCCCGGTCACATTCGATGGACAAATTGTTCAGATTTATGACGAAATCAACGCTTATTGGCGTCGAGCATACTCGCAAAAATGGGCTAACAACAATCCCTTGTGGCACGTTACTCTGGTTTCGATCGCAGGTGGCGGCTTGGATACGGTTGTGCCATCAGATTATGCGAGTCTCGAGTCTCTTGTTCCTCCGACACATGGCTTTACCGTCTTCACTACGGGCATCCCGACCGTCTGGACAAGTATGGACCACCAAGCCATCCTTTGGTGCGACCAGTTCCGAAAAGTCATCGCGCGAACACTTTTCGACATTGTTGACGTCCATCGCGGCTCACAAACTAGGCCAAGGGCTGATCGGATGAGAACTTTCAAGAAACGCTTCCTTACAGGAATGGAATCGACCATGGATAAGGATCTGCCTTTCAAGGAGGCAACGACACTTCTCACACTCGGTGACGATTTCAACTCGATTCTCCCGGCCGGAGAGCGCCTCGTTCTCAACAAGATTGGGAAGCAGTCAAAGCCAAGAGCACACTTGATTCCCGTCCCTCCGCAGGGCTCGCCCGAGTCGAAGCGTTTTACTCTTCTCACGGATGCCCCCTTGGATGAGGCTGGTGAAAATGGAAAGCTTGAGGTTCTGTTTTGCAGTGTGTACCCTTTCCAGTCCGGACAAGCCAACTCACTCTACCCTTTCCAAATCGACCTTTCCAGCGACGACAGTGGCTCGACTAGGCTTGCCTGTAAGAACGCAGCTTCAGACCGAATCCTGCTTCCAGCATCTACCCCATCGACAAAGTTCCCCTTCTATCTCGACCGCGAGAGGGAGATTGCTCCCTTTTCATATCTTCAGTACGACCTCGACCTGCTCTCGGAGCATCAATTTGTGGCAGTTATAGAAAAGGCCAGCTCCAACACTCACGGCTTCCTGATCGCGGAGTTTAGCGATCAGTCTGCATTTTCCAGAAAGCAGGACATTGGTCTTGGCGGGCTGATCTTGTCTGGAGTATCAATCGACCTCCCGGCAAACCGCCCCATGGCAGTTGAGGTTACTATTCCCTCGCTGCAATCAGCTCTGCTTGCTTACAAGCTGGAAATTACAAGCCCAAGCTGCAAGGTTGAAAAGGCTCTCTTCAGCCCCTTGGTTCGCCAGTATCTCGACCGGCCGTACGAGTCAAAGTACTTTGTCAATGCGCAGTCCGCCGACGTTAGCCTTCATGGCGTTGCCCCCTATCTGCCGCCTCCTCTGAAGCAGAAGCCCGAAAATGGTCTCACGTTCCAGCTATGGGCCGATCCCTCTTGCGAGTCCAGTATCCATTTGGAGATCAAGCCGGATATCTGGGGCAGCTTGGGCAAGCTCTACATGAGGTATCGCACTGTTTTCGCTGCATTCCCCCTGTTGACCGTTACTCTTGTTCTGCGCAAGCAGTTCCGTGTCTACGACAGCTCGGGTGTCTTCATCCCTTTCTCAGAGAGCTTGGATTTGTGTCTTCGCCAGTCAATTCCGCTGTTGCTGGTGTCATTGACACTTCTCTCCATGTCGCTTGAAGGGGTTTCATTTTCTGGACTTGGCAAGTTTCTCGAGCAGGCGCACGCGGCTCCCTCGAGCGTCGACTTTCATCGGCATGACATCTTGATTGGAACGGACGACCCCTTCTTTTGGTTCCTCGTCCCCCTTATTGGTGTTGTCTGCATCGGCGTTTGCACTGTTCTTCACTACATGACCAAGCTCCTGACCCAGATACTCGGTCTCTTCTATGGATTGCTTAACCTGCTGTCTCTGGCTGGAGCGTCCGATGAGCAGGGGCTCGCGAGATCTCCTGCATTTGTGCCATCGACCCCTAAGCGACGTATGATCACGACGGCGATTCTCTTGTTCCTGGTGTCGACCTTTATCCCTTATCAGTTTGCTTACCTTGTGGCATGCTTGGTGCAGCTCTTTACCGTCATCCGAGCGCTTCGTATCAACAACACTGCCCCTTCGGATGCAAACTCGAACTACTACCACTACGCCCATTCTGTTCTCCTCCTAATGCTCTGGATTCTCCCTATTAATCTGCCTATCCTGGCGGTCTGGATTCGAAACTTGGCAGTTCATTGGCTCACACCCTTCTCTTCGCACCATAACGTTCTTTCCATCATGCCGTTTATTCTTCTCGTGGAGAACTTGACGACAGGGAAGATGGTTCCTCAAGTCAGTAGGGGATTTGGCTATGTTACTAGCCTACTCCTTTTCGCCACGGCTCTTTACGCCGCCATGTATGGCGTCTCCCATGCCTACATGCTTCACTATCTGGTGAATATTGTGGCGGCCTGGCTGGTGGTGCTACATTCAACAAACGACCCCTTTTCACTCAGCGGGCTTGGCGCCATATTCGAAAGCAACTCGAATCCAGATCGAAAGGAGGGCAAGACACCTCGATGA